Proteins co-encoded in one Fusarium musae strain F31 chromosome 3, whole genome shotgun sequence genomic window:
- a CDS encoding hypothetical protein (EggNog:ENOG41) — MSEPLSVAAILNGMADALPTHPPSDDSSDLASSYEVIALLIHSYLAALGFKLLGFDEDKNIPECESLAPRLPPQWNSGFGSYSFVYKHKQSAMTFSIRIDRMGKKVEVRGVAVGDDNIRRFERSISDVVDSKKLPLRIAIKDGQEDRSDLPEKLRGVFTSEQAIADILHDLKVNIIQKLIPKLQSEGYVETAEAEANARSECRAQEAQNPDRPFRGDPVPHPHPLQPPANPLPEMARPRPAPVGDFPPPGFEDEYEMNRPPRGGLQMPGRSPYNIGHDDLNPPGLGPHDPLRGSFIGGGLPRPGGGSGMHPTFDDPLFDGQRGDSPSGFDPQAPPGARWDPTGPGGNPRFPGPGSGRGNNPFGGGYGGGFGGGGFGGDII, encoded by the exons ATGTCAGAACCTCTCAGTGTTGCCGCCATTCTAAATGGCATGGCAGATGCGCTACCAACGCATCCCCCAAGTGACGATTCATCTGACCTCGCTTCATCGTACGAAGTTATCGCTCTCCTCATCCACTCATATCTCGCTGCTCTGggcttcaagcttcttggctttgatgaagacaagaaTATAC CCGAATGCGAATCACTCGCTCCTCGTCTACCACCACAATGGAACTCAGGCTTCGGATCTTACAGTTTTGTCTATAAGCATAAGCAGTCGGCCATGACCTTTAGCATCCGTATTGACCGCATGGGTAAAAAGGTCGAGGTTCGAGGAGTAGCCGTTGGAGATGACAACATCCGTCGTTTCGAGAGGTCGATCAGCGACGTTGTGGATTCTAAGAAACTCCCTCTTCGCATCGCTATCAAGGACGGCCAGGAAGATCGAAGTGATCTTCCCGAGAAGCTCCGCGGTGTCTTTACCTCTGAGCAAGCTATTGCTG ATATCTTACATgacctcaaggtcaacatcATTCAGAAGCTCATCCCAAAACTCCAAAGCGAAGGCTATGTCGAGACGGCTGAAGCCGAGGCTAATGCACGCTCCGAGTGTcgtgctcaagaagctcagaaCCCAGACCGTCCGTTCCGTGGCGATCCTGTACCACACCCACACCCGCTCCAACCCCCAGCGAATCCACTTCCTGAGATGGCTCGTCCACGACCTGCACCAGTGGGCGACTTTCCCCCTCCCGGCTTTGAGGATGAATACGAGATGAACCGGCCTCCACGAGGCGGACTTCAAATGCCAGGAAGGTCGCCCTACAACATTGGTCACGATGACTTGAATCCTCCTGGTCTCGGTCCGCACGATCCTCTTCGTGGCTCGTTCATTGGCGGAGGACTACCTCGTCCTGGTGGTGGCTCAGGGATGCATCCTACTTTCGATGATCCTTTATTCGATGGGCAACGAGGTGACAGTCCCTCTGGTTTCGATCCTCAAGCACCTCCAGGAGCCCGATGGGATCCCACTGGCCCCGGTGGCAATCCGAGATTCCCTGGTCCTGGCAGCGGAAGGGGGAACAATCCCTTTGGTGGAGGTTACGGTGGCGgatttggaggaggaggctttgGCGGAGATATCATCTAG
- a CDS encoding hypothetical protein (EggNog:ENOG41): protein METGPLIPASQASHLLSSFTTFLTLTLHTLLYHRALYPKTTFLTARALNLPVHQSRHPGLCTWINDAVASVAAQLRKGTVRRIAIAMHAAKTFDVLERWVFDVDLFPAGWGDREEATYNPALVEGDDDGVVNWADVNEALRGALTRIAQKAEMMPDLPHGSTFTVAVELRDDANAPIGIDID, encoded by the exons ATGGAAACGGGCCCTTTGATCCCCGCCTCTCAAGCATCCCATCTCCTCTCATCGTTCACAACCTTCCTAACACTAACCCTCCACACCCTCCTCTACCATCGCGCTCTCTACCCCAAAACTACCTTTCTAACGGCTCGAGCCCTGAATCTCCCCGTCCATCAATCTCGTCATCCCGGCCTCTGCACATGGATAAACGACGCTGTAGCTTCAGTAGCAGCACAGCTACGCAAAGGCACAGTACGCCGGATAGCCATTGCGATGCATGCTGCCAAGACGTTTGATGTGCTGGAGAGATGGGtctttgatgttgatctGTTTCCTGCTGGGTGGGGTGATAGAGAAGAGGCGACCTACAATCCTGCGTTGGTAGAgggtgacgatgatggtgtGGTGAATTGGGCCGATGTTAATGAGGCGCTGAGAGGTGCCCTGACGAGAATAGCAcagaaggctgagatgatgcCTGATTTACCTCACGGGAGCACCTTTACTGTTGCCGTTGAGTTACGTGATGATGCAAATGCACCTATAGGT ATCGACATCGACTGA